The genomic region CCTATCCCCGCGAAATCCTGGAGCAGGTGGTGGGGAAAATTGTTGGCACCCAGGCGCGCATCTTCGCCTTCCGCGACTTGGAGCACCAAGCCTCGAAGAGCGCCGTGGTGATGGACGACGATGTCAACCCCATGACCGAGGGCGAGGAGGGGATGCGCTTTTCCATCCTTGGTACCATTCATACCCATCCCCAGGACACGGTGGAGCCCAGCGAACTGGACTGGCAGACCATGCTCCAGGACGGTGAACTCGTGATGGGAATTTGCGCCATCCGCAAAACCGCCAAGCGCAGATTTGTGAGCTTCGCCTTTTTCAACCGCACCCGGGAACACGTCCAGTTGACCATCGCCGAAGCCGCAACCTCTGTGTCGTAGCTGGTAGCTGGTAGTTGGAAGCGTGTTTCCGAGCTACGAGCTACCGACTACCAGCTACGACCGTTACAACTTTTTACATCCTGCCGTGTCGTTTTCCGCTCACCGTTTCGCGCACTACTCGTTTAAAGTAGTGGCGGATGTCACCTCGGGGTGGGCGGGACATCCAATGCCTGCCACGCGAAACAGCGCTCCCAACGCGGTTTTGCAACTCGACACCAGGATGGAATGGCCGAACTGGGTAAATCACTGAACGGCATTCAACTCAAGCCGCCGAGCGCCCCGCTGAGCGCATGGGCGCCGCTGCGCGAGCCGCTGTTCCGCTCGTTGTGGATTGCCGCCGTGGTCTGTTATACCGGCCGCTGGATCCTGAGCGTCGCCAGCGGCTGGTTAATGACGGGCCTGACGCTCTCTCCCCTGATGGTGGCCCTGGTGCAGGCCGCCAGCACGCTCCCTGCCTTTCTCGTGCTCCTGCCCGCGGGCGCTTTGGCCGATATGGTGGACCGCCGCCACTTTCTCCTGGTAATGCAGACCTGGATGGTGGTAGCCGCCGCCGCGCTCGGCATTCTCACCTTCCTGAATTTGGTCACGCCCTGGATCCTGCTCCTGTTCACCTTCCTGATCGGCTTTGGCGCCGTCATGAACGATCCCGCATGGCAGGCGATCACGCCGGAAGTCGTGTCCGAGGAAAACTTCGCCGCCGCGGTGGCGCTCAATTCCGCCGGGTACAACGTGGGACGCGCCGTGGGACCCGCCATCGGCGGCGTCATCATCGCTGCCGTCGGCACCGGTTCCGCGTTCCTCATCAACGCCGCATCCATCTTCGGCGTCATCTTCTTTCTCTACCGCTGGAAGCGCCGCCCGCATGAGGCGCCGGTGCCGCGCGAGCGCGTGATGCGCGCCATGCGCACCGGCTTTGAGTACGTCCGCCACTCGCACGAAGTCAAGGCGGTGCTGGTACGCACCGCGGTGTTCAGCTTCTCCGCCAGCGCGCTGCTGGCCATGCTGCCGCTGATCGCGCGCCCCTTCGGATCCATCGGCTACGGAGCGCTGCTCGGATTTTTCGGCGCCGGCGCCCTGGGCGGAGCTATTGCCCTGCCGGCTCTGCGGCGCGGAGCTTCGGTCAACACGCTGGTCGCGCTCGCCACTGTGCTGTATGCGCTGACCAGCTTCGCTTCCGGGCGCGTGCACATGTTCGCTTTGCTATGCGCCGTGCTCTTCGCCGCCGGCGTGGCCTGGATCGCCATCGTCGCCAGCCTCAATGTTTCGGCGCAGACCATGTCTCCGGCGTGGCTGCGCGCGCGCACGCTTTCCATTTACTTGCTGGTGCTGCAGGGCGGAATGGCGGCGGGCAGCGCCGCCTGGGGCGCGGTCGGCGAGCGCTGGGGAATTCCGGCGGCGTTGCTGGTTTCCGCGCTCGGACTGCTCGCGGGACTGGCCACCATCCGGCGCTTCCGCCTGCGCACCGACGGATTCGCCTTCCCGCCCGCCGGCGCCGGCGAAAGCATTACCTAAACGGGGTCAATCGGTCTGTCGGTCCGTCGGTCGATCAGTCTATCGGGTGTCCTCCGTTCGTCAGTTTGTCAATATTTCCGTTCATCTGTGGGCCAACGTCAGATTTGCGGTTGTGCGGAACTGATGTACTGAAAAACTGAGAACCTAGGACCGATAGACCGAACGACTGAAAGACCGAGAGTGCAGTTCAACGATTCACTTCAATTCCAGAGAGAGGCACCATGAAAAAACTCGTCTCCCTGCTGTTGCTCACCTTCCTGTTCGTCGCGGCTGCGCAAGCGCAACAGACACCGCCGCCCAAACCGGCACAACCGCCCACGTTCACGCAGATCCTGGACCGCAGCCTCGGCGGCGTGGAGGGCGAATTCGTTCCCGCGGCCGAGGCCATGCCCGAGGACAAGTATTCCTTCGCGCCCGCCAACGGCGAATTCAAGGGAGTCCGCAACTTCGGCCAGCAGGTCCGCCACGTGGCCGCCGCCAATTACATGATCTGCGCCGCGATCGCCAGCGAAAAGCCGCCCGTTGATACCGGCGGCGAAAGCGGCCCCGAATCCATCAAGACCAAGAGCGATAGCGTGAAATTCTTGAAGGACTCTTACGCCTATTGCCACAAGGCGTACGGCTCGATCAATGAAAGCAACTCGACCGGACAGGTGCAAAGCCCGTTTGGTTCCAACAAGGTTTCGCGCCTCGGTCTGGCCGTGCTCAATGTCGGGCACAACTTCGACCACTACGGCCAGATGGTCGAGTACCTGCGCATGAACGGCATCATTCCGCCGGCCAGCCGGGGACAGTAGCCAGGCTTCAGGCTTCAGGCGCAAGGCTTCAGGTAGGGCGCGGTTGATTGAGGCCGCACTCCGCCTGAAGCCTGCTGCCCTGAATTTAGCTGCCCGCCGCGTCCTTGACGCCTCGCTCGCCGTCTTCATTCAGGTACTTGATGAAGATTACCTCGTTATGCTTCTCATTATAAAGGAGTTCGTCCGCGACAGCCCGCACCATCATCAGCCCCAGGCCACCCGGACGCAGCCCCTTTTGCTGGCGCACGGTCTCGTGCGTGAAGACGTCGCCGGGCGCGTTGTTGATGGCGGCGTGCGGCAGGTCTTCCAGCCGGAAACCGGGGCCGGGATCGGAGACCCGGTACTGAAGCATGCGCGGGGTGCGCAGCAGCGAGATGCGGACTCGCCGCTTGGGGTCGAGCCCGCCGCCCCACTCCACGGCGTTCATCAGCAGTTCGCGGAAGGCCTGTGCCACGCCCTCGCGCGCTTCATCCGGCAAGTCGATCTTGATCTGGCGCATGAACTGGTCCATGCGCTCGGCGGCGTCGCGCGAGCATGGCACCGAGAGCTCCAGCCAATCGGGCTTGGCGGAGAGGACCTCGATCTGCTGCGGCTCCTGCGCCTTGAGCGCGGTCGCCACCAGGTCGCGCAGTTGCTCCGGCTCGAAGGGCTTGCGGATGTAGAGGTAAGCGCCGCCGCGAATGGCGGTCATCAGGGTCTCGGCGGTGTCGTCGGCGGTGATAACGATGACCTTGGTGCCATTGCGCCCGCGCCAGACGGAGAGCAAGTTCATCCCGTCCATGTCCGGCAAGCCAATGTCGAGCAACAGCACGTCGAAGCGGCGCTTGCGCAGCAAGTCGACGGCCTCCGCACCGGTGTCGCAGGTCACCACGGCATGCCCCTGCTGCTCGAGAATGTGGGAGATGAGCGTGCAAAGGGAGGCATCGTCGTCAACGACGAGAATGCTCTTGGAGGGGTCGGCCATGAGAGCGGTAATGATAGCCCCCAATGGGGCCGGAGCGCTACTGGCAGAAGTGCCCTCCGGATTCACGCCCGGGTAAGTTCGCGGATGAGGGGCGCGCTCTCGGGCGATCGAAATCCAAACCAAAACCATTGCCGATTTTCGATTGTCGATTGTCGATTGCAGAGTGTCGCGGATGAGTGGCGCCGCCTTAGTATGGCGTGGATGACTTCGGCAGAAAACTATCGCGGGCGGCTGGCGCCGTCGCCGACCGGGTACCTGCACGTCGGGCACGCGCGCACGTTCTGGATCGCCTACGAACGGGCGCAGGAGGCGGGCGGCGTGCTGGTGCTGCGCAACGAAGATCTCGACCCACAGCGGTCGAAGCCGGAATACGTGCGCGCGTTCATCGAAGACCTGCGCTGGTTCGGCATTTCGTGGCAGGAGGGACTGGACGTGGGCGGGCCGTACGCGCCGTATTCGCAGAGCGAGCGGCGGCAGGTGTATCTGCAAACGTGGCGAAAGCTGCACGCGGGTGGTTGGATTTATCCGTGCATGTGCTCGCGCAAAGATCTGGCGGAGGCAGCGCAGGCGCCACATGAGTCCAACGATGAACCGATGTATTCCGGCAAGTGCCGCGGGCGGAAGCTGAGCGTGGATTCACCGGCGGGCGTGAACTGGCGCTTCCGCGTGCCGGATGGACGCGTCGTCTCATTCCACGATGGCGCACAGGACGAGCAGCAGTACACGGCGGGCAAGGACTTCGGCGACTTCGTGGTGTGGCGGCGCGATGACGTTCCGGCGTACCAGTTGGCGGTGGTGGCGGATGACGATGCCATGCGAATCACGGAAGTCGTGCGCGGGTGCGATCTGCTGAAGTCCACGGCGCGGCAAATCTTGCTGTGCGAAGCGCTGGGGGTTGCGCCGCCCAGGTATTACCACTGCGATCTGCTGGTGGATGAAAAACGCGAGCGGCTGGCAAAACGGACGGATGCGCTAAGTCTGCGGGCGCTGCGGGCGAAAGGTATGAGGCCGGAGGAAATTCGGGAGAATTGGCTGGGAATGCAGATTGCGGACAATGCGAAAACCTAACCGCAAAGGACGCGAAGGATGCAACCAGGGACCTAGCGCTTCTTCCCGGTTACGAAATCTTCCTGCATTTGCAGCCAGTAAACCTCGTCGGTAACGGAGGGGTCGCCCAGGTCGACGCGGCGGAGGATGCTTGCCAATCGCTCCTGTTCCAAGCGTTGTGCCGAGGACACCTCAGATTTGCCGGGTGCGACAGGTTCCGTGTCCATGGCGGAAGTGTGGCAGGAGACGATGAGGAGGTCAGTGAGGCCGGTGACATCTCGATGTGACGGTGCTTACGGCGACCAGAACCGGAATCACCAGCCGCCAATTACTGCCGTCCTACTTCGCCAAGCCACGACCGGTGACCAGGTACACCGCGAAGCTGCCAAGCCAGTGCCCGCCTTCATAATGCGCGCCCGTAACGGAGGCGAGGCCGGCGGTGCGATGGGCGGCGGCGACGGCGCGCAACGAGGCCAGACGGCGATCGTTTGCCGGCAGGCGTGAGGCGATGCCTTCCAGCATCCAGGCGCGGCTGAGGTTGAGGCCGTCGAGGTGCGCGAGCTTGGGGTCGCTGGGATCGGTGACCACGGCGGGCTTCAGCCATTCAGCGGAACCATTCAGCGGAATTCCCGGAAGAAATGTGCTGAGCCACTTCGCGAAGTCGGCACGCGGCGAGACGCGGCGCATTACATCGGCTTCAGCGAGACAGGGCGAGAGGAAGTCTTCGCCGGAAGGCTCGTAGGCAAGCGGACAATTATTATCGTCCAGATAAAGCTGGCGGGCGCGACTGGCGGCGAGCATGAACATTTCGCGATCGCCGGACGCGTGGGCGGCGTCGAGGATGAGCCCGAGGGCGAAGGCGGTCTGGCTGTGCTCGCCGGAGCGCACCGGATGCGAGAGCTTGGGCAGCCAGGTCTTCAGGCGCGCGGTGGCGGCGTCTTCCAGCGGACGGAGGTTGGCCGCCATCTCGCGCGACGCGGGATGGTCCCACTCGCGCAGTTCCTGTCCCAGTTGCAGCAACCAGGCAAGACCGTAGGGGCGCTCAAAACTGGCGCGGCCCTCGCCATTGAGGTAGCGCGCCTCTGCTTCCAGGTTGGCGCGGGTGAGGCTTTGCCGGAGCGCTTCGATCGCCTTGGGCGTGAAGGGCGCGTCGGGAAAGGTGCGGGCAAGGCGCGCCAGCAGCCAATGTCCGTGCACCGAGGAGTGCCAGTCGAAGCAACCGTAAAAGGCGGGCGTGAGCTTGCGCGGCGGCGCGACGTCGGCATCGCTGTTGAGCACGTGCCCGATCTTGTTGGGATATTCCTTGTGGACGCAGGCGAGAGCAAGCCCGGCGAATCGTTCGGCGGTGGTGAGGGAGAAGTCTTGAGCGAACATGGGTGAAGTCAGCAGGACGAAAACGGCAATGGTTCGGAGCACGGCAACATTCTAGCTCTTAGCTACTGCTCGTTTTCGGTTATCGGTTGTCGGTTTTCGGTGAGGCGGCGGGCGACGAGGGTGACGGTGCGCTGAATGAAAAAGAGTTCGCCGTCGCGGCGGAAGGGGCAAGCTCCGCTGAGGTCTTCCTGCTCATCGCGCGCAAACATCTCGCGCACCTGGGCGGCGCGATCGGGCGGGGTGTGCGAATAACTCATCCAGTACTCCACCGGTTGCACGACTTCACCGGTGGTAACGGTTTCGATCTCCAAGGCGCGCGCCCCGAACATGCGCGCCAATTCACTGATGGGAAGCGCGCGAGTGTGCGAAGGGTCGCGCAGGCGCTCGAACTGGTCCTGGAAGGCGGCACGCTCGGGGAGTTCGCTGGCAGCGAGGTCTTCGACGGCGACGCAGCCACCGGCGCGGCAAACGCGCGCCATCTCGCGCAAAGGCACAGACGGATCTTCGAAGTGATGCAAGGCGAAGCGGCAGAAGACGATGTCGAACTCGCCGTCGCCAAACGGGAGTTGCTCGGCGTCGGCGCGCTGGAAACGAACATTGGCGAGAGCGCGCTCGCGACGGGTGCGCTCGGCGACGGCCAGGATGGCGTCGGTAATGTCCACGCCAACCACCTCGCGGCAGCGTCCGGCCATGGCCATGGCGACATGGCCGGGTCCGGTGGCGATCTCGAGCGCGCGATCATCAGGCGCAGGATTGACGGCATTGACCAGGCGGTCGAGGCGCTCGCGGTTGTGCAGCACAGCGACGGCGGCGAACGCTTCCGCCTGGCGGGTGAACTCTTCGCGG from Terriglobia bacterium harbors:
- a CDS encoding Mov34/MPN/PAD-1 family protein, which gives rise to MPKVTEVVVDRKVLGAFKRRALKAYPREILEQVVGKIVGTQARIFAFRDLEHQASKSAVVMDDDVNPMTEGEEGMRFSILGTIHTHPQDTVEPSELDWQTMLQDGELVMGICAIRKTAKRRFVSFAFFNRTREHVQLTIAEAATSVS
- a CDS encoding MFS transporter encodes the protein MAELGKSLNGIQLKPPSAPLSAWAPLREPLFRSLWIAAVVCYTGRWILSVASGWLMTGLTLSPLMVALVQAASTLPAFLVLLPAGALADMVDRRHFLLVMQTWMVVAAAALGILTFLNLVTPWILLLFTFLIGFGAVMNDPAWQAITPEVVSEENFAAAVALNSAGYNVGRAVGPAIGGVIIAAVGTGSAFLINAASIFGVIFFLYRWKRRPHEAPVPRERVMRAMRTGFEYVRHSHEVKAVLVRTAVFSFSASALLAMLPLIARPFGSIGYGALLGFFGAGALGGAIALPALRRGASVNTLVALATVLYALTSFASGRVHMFALLCAVLFAAGVAWIAIVASLNVSAQTMSPAWLRARTLSIYLLVLQGGMAAGSAAWGAVGERWGIPAALLVSALGLLAGLATIRRFRLRTDGFAFPPAGAGESIT
- a CDS encoding DinB family protein, yielding MKKLVSLLLLTFLFVAAAQAQQTPPPKPAQPPTFTQILDRSLGGVEGEFVPAAEAMPEDKYSFAPANGEFKGVRNFGQQVRHVAAANYMICAAIASEKPPVDTGGESGPESIKTKSDSVKFLKDSYAYCHKAYGSINESNSTGQVQSPFGSNKVSRLGLAVLNVGHNFDHYGQMVEYLRMNGIIPPASRGQ
- a CDS encoding response regulator, with product MADPSKSILVVDDDASLCTLISHILEQQGHAVVTCDTGAEAVDLLRKRRFDVLLLDIGLPDMDGMNLLSVWRGRNGTKVIVITADDTAETLMTAIRGGAYLYIRKPFEPEQLRDLVATALKAQEPQQIEVLSAKPDWLELSVPCSRDAAERMDQFMRQIKIDLPDEAREGVAQAFRELLMNAVEWGGGLDPKRRVRISLLRTPRMLQYRVSDPGPGFRLEDLPHAAINNAPGDVFTHETVRQQKGLRPGGLGLMMVRAVADELLYNEKHNEVIFIKYLNEDGERGVKDAAGS
- the gluQRS gene encoding tRNA glutamyl-Q(34) synthetase GluQRS, giving the protein MTSAENYRGRLAPSPTGYLHVGHARTFWIAYERAQEAGGVLVLRNEDLDPQRSKPEYVRAFIEDLRWFGISWQEGLDVGGPYAPYSQSERRQVYLQTWRKLHAGGWIYPCMCSRKDLAEAAQAPHESNDEPMYSGKCRGRKLSVDSPAGVNWRFRVPDGRVVSFHDGAQDEQQYTAGKDFGDFVVWRRDDVPAYQLAVVADDDAMRITEVVRGCDLLKSTARQILLCEALGVAPPRYYHCDLLVDEKRERLAKRTDALSLRALRAKGMRPEEIRENWLGMQIADNAKT
- a CDS encoding DUF2891 domain-containing protein, whose protein sequence is MFAQDFSLTTAERFAGLALACVHKEYPNKIGHVLNSDADVAPPRKLTPAFYGCFDWHSSVHGHWLLARLARTFPDAPFTPKAIEALRQSLTRANLEAEARYLNGEGRASFERPYGLAWLLQLGQELREWDHPASREMAANLRPLEDAATARLKTWLPKLSHPVRSGEHSQTAFALGLILDAAHASGDREMFMLAASRARQLYLDDNNCPLAYEPSGEDFLSPCLAEADVMRRVSPRADFAKWLSTFLPGIPLNGSAEWLKPAVVTDPSDPKLAHLDGLNLSRAWMLEGIASRLPANDRRLASLRAVAAAHRTAGLASVTGAHYEGGHWLGSFAVYLVTGRGLAK
- a CDS encoding methyltransferase domain-containing protein, which translates into the protein MSHKDTIREEFTRQAEAFAAVAVLHNRERLDRLVNAVNPAPDDRALEIATGPGHVAMAMAGRCREVVGVDITDAILAVAERTRRERALANVRFQRADAEQLPFGDGEFDIVFCRFALHHFEDPSVPLREMARVCRAGGCVAVEDLAASELPERAAFQDQFERLRDPSHTRALPISELARMFGARALEIETVTTGEVVQPVEYWMSYSHTPPDRAAQVREMFARDEQEDLSGACPFRRDGELFFIQRTVTLVARRLTENRQPITENEQ